In bacterium, a single window of DNA contains:
- a CDS encoding cytochrome P450, which produces MGVQAPSQPRPAGDIPALATIPWLGQPWAFLSHPGEYLLRGYRQHGPVFRTRLFGMNLVALLGPEANRQLLATHREHFSHALGYAMVRKVLGDGLLFQDGAVHARNRTLMMPAFHQRAVQTYFETMHATAAAHLERWTRSGPASMYERFRQLTFEIMARLVLGLEGDLRLAELGALNDRLAKGSAAFLRVGWRWTTYGRGLRARDALRAYLREVIAARRVAPGSDALGLLMAARDDAGAALGDEELLDQAVILMFAGHETTTSLLTSFLMSLRDHPHVAAGLIEEQRRVVGDGPLRVDHLRDLTRLDAVFKEVERLRPPISLGQRGVVRDVEVAGYRLPPGTMVIYSSYVTHRLPQVYRDPERFDPDRFLPPREEHKATPYALIGFGGGPRLCIGLAFAQLEAKIVASLLLRRCRWQLAPGPTPLRWVPTLHPLDGLPGAVAAA; this is translated from the coding sequence ATGGGCGTGCAGGCGCCGAGCCAGCCGCGGCCGGCGGGCGACATCCCCGCCCTGGCCACCATCCCGTGGCTGGGCCAGCCGTGGGCATTTCTCTCCCACCCCGGCGAGTACCTGCTGCGCGGCTATCGCCAGCACGGACCGGTGTTCCGCACCCGCCTCTTCGGCATGAACCTGGTCGCGCTGCTCGGCCCCGAGGCCAACCGCCAACTGCTGGCGACGCACCGCGAGCACTTCTCGCACGCGCTCGGCTACGCCATGGTGCGCAAGGTGCTCGGCGACGGCCTGCTCTTCCAGGACGGCGCGGTGCACGCGCGCAACCGGACGCTGATGATGCCGGCCTTCCACCAGCGCGCCGTCCAGACCTACTTCGAGACCATGCACGCCACCGCGGCGGCGCACCTCGAGCGCTGGACGCGCAGCGGACCGGCGTCGATGTACGAACGCTTCCGCCAGCTCACCTTCGAGATCATGGCCCGCCTGGTGCTCGGCCTCGAGGGCGATCTGCGCCTCGCCGAGCTCGGGGCGCTCAACGACCGGCTCGCCAAGGGCTCGGCCGCTTTCCTGCGCGTCGGCTGGCGCTGGACCACCTACGGCCGCGGCCTGCGCGCCCGCGACGCGCTGCGCGCCTATCTCCGCGAGGTCATCGCCGCCCGCCGCGTCGCCCCGGGCAGCGACGCGCTCGGCCTGCTCATGGCGGCGCGCGACGACGCCGGGGCGGCGCTCGGCGACGAGGAGCTCCTCGACCAGGCGGTCATCCTGATGTTCGCCGGCCACGAGACCACCACCTCGCTGCTGACCTCGTTCCTGATGAGCCTGCGCGACCACCCGCACGTCGCCGCCGGGCTGATCGAGGAACAACGCCGCGTCGTCGGCGACGGCCCCTTGCGGGTCGACCACCTGCGCGACCTGACGCGCCTCGATGCGGTCTTCAAGGAGGTCGAACGCCTGCGGCCGCCGATCAGCCTCGGCCAGCGCGGCGTCGTGCGCGACGTCGAGGTCGCCGGCTATCGCCTGCCGCCGGGCACGATGGTCATCTACTCGTCGTACGTGACCCACCGCCTGCCGCAGGTGTACCGCGATCCGGAGCGCTTCGATCCCGACCGCTTCCTGCCGCCGCGCGAGGAGCACAAGGCGACGCCCTACGCGCTGATCGGCTTCGGCGGCGGCCCGCGCCTGTGCATCGGCCTCGCCTTCGCGCAACTGGAGGCGAAGATCGTCGCCTCGCTGCTGCTCCGCCGCTGCCGCTGGCAGCTCGCCCCCGGCCCGACGCCGCTGCGCTGGGTGCCCACCCTGCACCCGCTCGACGGCCTGCCGGGCGCCGTCGCCGCCGCGTGA
- a CDS encoding TerC family protein, whose translation MDWVGNPELWIALLTLTALELVLGIDNIVFISILAGKLPPAQQGRARLVGLALAMVTRILLLLSLAWLARLGAPLFTVWERAVSGRDLILLLGGLFLLAKSTHEIHDKLEGHGEGATAGAAGPTFAAVIAQIVALDVVFSIDSVITAVGMVDAIPVMVTAVILAVFLMMAFSGPLSVFVERHPTVKMLALSFLLLIGVALVADGLHFHIPRGYVYFAMGFSVMVEMLNLRLRRVSAPPLRLRSRY comes from the coding sequence ATGGACTGGGTGGGCAATCCGGAGCTCTGGATCGCGCTCCTGACGCTGACCGCGCTCGAGCTGGTGCTCGGCATCGACAACATCGTGTTCATCTCGATCCTGGCCGGCAAGCTGCCGCCGGCGCAGCAGGGGCGGGCTCGCCTGGTCGGCCTCGCCCTGGCGATGGTCACCCGCATCCTGCTGCTGCTGTCGCTCGCCTGGCTGGCGCGCCTCGGCGCGCCGCTGTTCACGGTGTGGGAGCGCGCCGTCTCCGGGCGCGATCTCATCCTGCTCCTCGGCGGCCTGTTCCTGCTCGCCAAGAGCACCCACGAGATCCACGACAAGCTGGAGGGGCACGGCGAGGGGGCGACGGCGGGCGCGGCGGGACCGACGTTCGCGGCCGTCATCGCGCAGATCGTCGCCCTCGACGTCGTCTTCTCGATCGACTCGGTGATCACCGCCGTCGGCATGGTGGATGCGATTCCCGTCATGGTCACGGCGGTGATCCTGGCGGTGTTCCTGATGATGGCGTTCTCGGGGCCGCTCAGCGTCTTCGTCGAGCGCCACCCGACGGTGAAGATGCTGGCCCTGAGCTTCCTGCTGCTGATCGGGGTGGCGCTGGTCGCCGACGGCCTGCACTTCCACATCCCGCGCGGCTACGTCTACTTCGCCATGGGCTTCTCGGTGATGGTGGAGATGCTCAACCTGCGCCTGCGCCGGGTGAGCGCGCCGCCGTTGCGGCTGCGCTCGCGCTACTGA
- a CDS encoding GNAT family N-acetyltransferase, whose protein sequence is MTAPPPVYRLREATVADAAVVAHHRVAMFRDMNALGAADGAMLETASRRHLAAALADGSYRGWVLEDADGVVAGGGLMLRSLLPRPGYLEGGMEGYVLNVYTEPTHRRRGLARRLMAAILAWCDAARVSRVSLHASDDGRALYAALGFAPTNEMRRDTAPDAA, encoded by the coding sequence ATGACCGCGCCCCCACCCGTGTACCGGCTGCGCGAGGCGACCGTGGCCGACGCCGCGGTCGTCGCCCATCACCGCGTGGCGATGTTCCGCGACATGAACGCGCTCGGCGCCGCCGACGGCGCGATGCTCGAAACCGCGAGCCGCCGGCACCTCGCCGCCGCGCTCGCCGACGGCAGCTACCGCGGCTGGGTGCTCGAGGACGCCGACGGCGTCGTCGCCGGCGGCGGCCTCATGCTGCGATCGCTGCTGCCCCGCCCGGGCTATCTCGAAGGCGGGATGGAGGGGTACGTGCTCAACGTGTACACCGAGCCGACGCACCGCCGCCGCGGGCTGGCACGGCGGCTCATGGCGGCGATCCTCGCCTGGTGCGACGCGGCGCGGGTGTCGCGCGTCAGCCTGCACGCCTCCGACGACGGCCGGGCTCTCTACGCCGCGCTCGGCTTCGCCCCGACCAACGAGATGCGGCGCGACACGGCGCCCGACGCGGCATAG
- a CDS encoding DUF924 family protein encodes MAAPVDFWFEFASTYSYPAAMRVEALARAAGVPLRWRAFLLGPIFAAQGWNDSPFNIYPVKGRYMWRDLARLCAAEGLPLRQPSAFPRGSLLAARIACAAADLPWIGAFVRGIYRANFAFDRAIGEAAVVAAVLREVGVDADVWLARGAADDAKQRLRLQTDEARARGIFGAPTLTVGEEVFWGNDRLEQAIAHAAGDAADPQRAEAVLAFWFGAPDADPATRLARAARWFAADPGFDAEVAAGFAADHAAAVRRQRDGWAATARGRLALILLLDQFSRHLHRGRGEAFASDRHALALALAGLDAGIDAELGDAERAFFYMPLHHAEDLAVQDRAVAAFTALAERCHPDWRGHAAEFLRYAREHRAVIARFGRFPHRNAALGRHSTSEERAYLDAAPRYGQ; translated from the coding sequence ATGGCGGCGCCGGTCGACTTCTGGTTCGAATTCGCCAGCACCTATTCCTACCCGGCGGCAATGCGGGTCGAGGCGCTGGCCCGCGCCGCTGGCGTGCCGCTGCGCTGGCGCGCCTTCCTGCTCGGGCCGATCTTCGCCGCCCAGGGATGGAACGATTCGCCCTTCAACATCTACCCGGTCAAAGGCCGATACATGTGGCGCGACCTGGCGCGCCTCTGCGCCGCCGAGGGGCTGCCGCTGCGCCAGCCGAGCGCCTTTCCGCGCGGCAGCCTGCTCGCCGCCCGCATCGCCTGCGCCGCGGCCGATCTGCCGTGGATCGGCGCCTTCGTGCGCGGCATCTACCGCGCGAACTTCGCGTTCGATCGCGCCATCGGCGAGGCGGCGGTGGTGGCGGCGGTGCTGCGCGAGGTCGGCGTCGACGCCGACGTCTGGCTGGCGCGCGGCGCGGCCGATGACGCCAAGCAGCGGCTGCGCCTGCAGACCGACGAGGCGCGGGCGCGCGGCATCTTCGGCGCCCCGACGCTGACGGTCGGCGAGGAGGTGTTCTGGGGCAACGATCGCCTCGAGCAGGCGATCGCCCATGCCGCCGGCGATGCCGCCGATCCGCAGCGCGCCGAGGCCGTGCTGGCGTTCTGGTTCGGCGCGCCGGACGCCGATCCGGCGACCCGTCTCGCCCGGGCGGCGCGCTGGTTCGCCGCCGACCCCGGGTTCGACGCCGAGGTCGCGGCGGGCTTCGCCGCCGACCACGCCGCGGCGGTGCGCCGGCAGCGCGACGGCTGGGCGGCGACGGCGCGCGGTCGCCTGGCCCTGATCCTGCTCCTGGACCAGTTCTCGCGCCACCTGCACCGCGGCCGCGGCGAGGCGTTCGCCTCCGACCGGCACGCGCTGGCACTGGCGCTCGCCGGCCTCGACGCGGGGATTGACGCCGAGCTCGGCGATGCCGAACGCGCCTTCTTCTACATGCCGCTGCACCATGCCGAGGACCTCGCGGTGCAGGACCGCGCCGTCGCCGCCTTCACGGCGCTCGCCGAGCGCTGCCATCCCGACTGGCGGGGCCATGCCGCCGAGTTTCTCAGGTACGCGCGCGAGCACCGCGCGGTCATCGCCCGTTTCGGCCGCTTCCCGCACCGCAACGCGGCGTTGGGCCGCCACTCGACGTCCGAGGAACGCGCCTACCTCGACGCCGCCCCTCGCTATGGGCAGTGA
- a CDS encoding PrsW family intramembrane metalloprotease gives MSAARLRSIASALIAALLLLGFARLMRDVPWPLLALSLAPAAIAAAVVLRLDRRWQRRRRLLLGAFLWGAVAAPAVALLLNRAARAGLGELAGAATATWLAGALAAPAIEEIAKAAALAALALGWRGALRDVRDGIVVGALIGIGFTMAENLYYFALAALAGGAGGLAESVYLRAALGGLLHPTFTATAGAGFGWAPRGPDAPAIVAPLLGLLLAIGQHLLWNAVGAPWLNAAPCGPAAAACGLDGRLWYWLVAAPAIVALFLAPGLIGLALAARRRV, from the coding sequence GTGTCCGCCGCGCGTCTCCGCTCGATCGCCAGCGCGCTGATCGCCGCGCTGCTCCTGCTCGGGTTCGCCCGGCTGATGCGCGACGTGCCCTGGCCGCTGCTGGCGCTCTCCCTGGCGCCGGCGGCGATCGCGGCGGCCGTCGTGCTGCGCCTCGACCGCCGGTGGCAGCGCCGGCGGCGCCTGCTGCTCGGCGCCTTCCTGTGGGGCGCGGTCGCGGCGCCGGCGGTGGCGCTGCTGCTCAACCGGGCGGCGCGCGCCGGGCTCGGCGAACTGGCCGGCGCGGCGACGGCGACCTGGCTCGCCGGCGCGCTGGCCGCGCCGGCCATCGAGGAGATCGCCAAGGCGGCGGCGCTGGCGGCGCTGGCGCTGGGGTGGCGCGGCGCGCTGCGCGACGTGCGCGACGGCATCGTCGTCGGCGCCCTGATCGGCATCGGCTTCACCATGGCCGAGAACCTCTACTACTTCGCGCTCGCCGCGCTCGCCGGCGGCGCCGGCGGCCTCGCCGAGAGCGTCTACCTGCGCGCCGCGCTCGGCGGCCTGCTGCATCCGACGTTCACCGCCACCGCCGGCGCCGGCTTCGGGTGGGCGCCGCGCGGGCCGGACGCGCCGGCGATCGTCGCGCCGCTGCTCGGACTCCTGCTGGCGATCGGCCAGCACCTGCTGTGGAACGCCGTTGGCGCGCCATGGCTGAACGCGGCCCCGTGCGGCCCCGCCGCCGCGGCCTGCGGGCTCGACGGCCGGTTGTGGTACTGGCTCGTGGCCGCGCCGGCGATCGTGGCGCTGTTCCTCGCCCCGGGCCTGATCGGCCTGGCGCTGGCCGCGCGCCGGCGGGTGTGA
- a CDS encoding PaaI family thioesterase, with protein MTDERARRLNDFGRDRLPGLLGLEILTCTAERVTGRIPITPPLIAGTGFLWAPVVIALADTLCAYGTGENMPAGARSFTTVELKTNFLGTVGVGATILGEATPVHRGRTTQVWDAVVRADGRERPLALFRCTQMILYPDPAAGAAT; from the coding sequence ATGACGGACGAACGGGCGCGGCGGCTGAACGACTTCGGGCGTGATCGCCTGCCGGGGTTGCTCGGCCTGGAGATCCTCACCTGCACGGCGGAGCGCGTCACCGGCCGCATTCCGATCACCCCGCCGCTGATCGCCGGCACCGGCTTCCTCTGGGCGCCGGTGGTGATCGCGCTCGCCGACACGCTGTGCGCCTACGGCACGGGGGAGAACATGCCGGCCGGCGCGCGCAGCTTCACCACCGTCGAGCTGAAGACCAACTTCCTCGGCACCGTCGGCGTCGGCGCGACCATCCTCGGCGAGGCGACGCCGGTTCACCGCGGGCGGACGACCCAGGTGTGGGACGCGGTCGTCCGCGCCGACGGGCGGGAGCGACCGCTGGCGCTCTTCCGCTGCACCCAGATGATCCTCTACCCGGATCCCGCCGCCGGCGCGGCCACGTGA